CTACGAGCTGGAGCGCCGCCCGCACGTGAGCGACGTGCAGCAGCTGTGCGTGCGCGTGGGGCACCTCTTCCTGGCGCGCAACCCCATGGTGGCCGCGGCCCGGGACGTGATGATGCGGACCCTGCAGAAGATTCCGCGCGTGCGCCGCTTCATCCAGGGCTTCGAGTTCAAGCAGGCCCCGCTCCACGCCAAGGGGTACTACTTCGGCGGCAAGGGCGCCGGGGCCAAGGACGCGCAGGGCACGTACTTCATCCAGCCCAAGGTGCGGCTGGAGTCGGGCAGGGAGGTGCTGCTCGACGACACCCTGGGCAACGACTTCACGGTGATGTGCCGGGCGGACGCTCCGGCCGCGGAGCTGGCGGCGGCGCGCGAGCTGGCGGAGTCCCTGGGTGGCACGCTGGTGACCTTCAGCCCCACGGCGGAGAAGGCGAACGCCCCGTCCGCGGTGGAGGACGTCACCGGGAAGCTCTCCGAGTGGTTCTCGCGCCACACCGCCGACGTGGTGGTGCTGCGGCCGGACCGCTTCGTCTTCGGCGCCGTGAAGGCGGGCCGCCTGCCGGAGCTGCGCGAGGCGCTGGGCGTCTGAGGCCCCGCGCCGGGCCACCCCGAAGAATCAACTAAGGGCTTAGTTGACGAACAACTAAGTCCTTAGTAGTTTGCTGGCCACGGAGGTACTCACGTGGCCAGCAAACCCGAGCCCGAAGCGCCCCGGCCGTTGACGCCGGTGGAGCTCGAGCTGATGCAACTCGTGTGGAAGCAGGGCGAGGTGAGCGTGGCGGACGTGCTCGCCGCGCTGCCGCCTGAGCGCGCTCTCGCGTACACCTCGGTGTCCACCGTCCTGCGCATCCTCGAGCAGAAGGGCGTGGTGCGCAGCCGCAAGCAGGGGCGGGGACACCTGTACTCGGCGGTGCTGCCGCGCGAGGCGTACGAGGCGCAGAGCGTGCGCCACCTGGTGGACACCCTCTTCGAGGGCACGCCCTCCGCGCTGGTGGCGCGACTGGTGGAGGCCCTGCCGCTGGCCCCGGACGAGGTGGAGCAGATCCACCAGTTGCTCAAGGCGAAGGGGGGCAAGCCATGAGCGCCGCCCTCCGGGAGCTCGCATCATTATATGTAGCCGTGGCGCTGCTCCTGCCGGTGGCGCTGCTGCTGGCGCGGCTGGCGCTGGAGCTGCTCGCGAGGCTGGGCGCGCCGCTGTCCTCGCGCCAGTCGCTGCGCGTGGGCCGGGGGGCGCTGCTGCTGGCGCTCGTGCTGCCGGTGCTGGCCACGGCGGCGCATGCGCTCGCTCCGGCCGGGCCCCTCTTCAGCTTCGAGCGCTCGGTGGCGCGCCACGCGGGGCGCCTGCCCGGGCCCACGTGGGACGCTCCCGCCGCGAGGCCCGCGCCGCGTCCTCGTGACACGGCGCCGGCCTCGGTGCCGTGGCTGCTCCTCGCCGCGTCTGTGATTGCCATGGGCGCGTCTGGCTTTACCGCCCGTGCGCTCGTGCGACACCAGCGGCTGCTGCGGAGGCTGGAGTGCCTGCCTCGCGTGCGGGCCGTGGGCCGCGTCTCGGTGGTGCTGGGCGAGGAGGGCATGCCTGCCTTCTCCGCGTGGTTCCCGCGTCTGGGGAGCGGAGCGTCCGCGTGGGTGGTGGTGCCTCCGTCGGTGCTCGGTGACGCGGAGTCGCTGCGCCTCACGGTGCTGCACGAACTGCAGCACCACCGCCAGCGAGACACGCACCTGGCCTTCGCGCGCCTGGTCCTCACCGGCGCCTTCTTCTGGCATCCCGCCGCGCACGTGCTGTCTCGCTGGCTCGTCGCGCTGCAGGAGCTGGCGTGTGACGAGGCGCTGGTGGTGGGCGGCCGGGCCCAGGCGCACGCCTATGCACGCTGTCTGCTTCAAGCGGCGCTCACCGTTCCGGGCGCGCCGCCCCTTCCCGCCGGAGCCACCGGCATGTCCCACCCCACCGCGAGGAGAATCCAGATGCTGTTCCAACCCCGTCCCTTCCGCGCCCACGGCGCCGCGGCGTTGCTGGCCGCGCTCTTCCTGGTGCTCCTTCCCCTGGCGACGCTGGCCCAGGGCGCGGCGCGCGGCCGTACGGTGACGCTCGCCGAGGCGAAGGCGCTGGCCGAGTCCAGCCAGCCCTCCGGCGACCTGCCGGTGGTGGTGGACGCGAAGGTGGTGGAGCAGCTCAACCGGCTCATCGGCACGGAGAAGGGCCGCGCCTTCATGAAGCGCGCCCTGACGAACCTGGGCACGCAGCGGGACGCGCTGGTGACGGGCCTGCGCTCCAAGAGCCTTCCCGAGGGCCTGCTGGCCGTGGCGGTGGTGGAGTCGGCGGTGGCGAACCTGCCGGAGACCTCCACGAGTCCGTCGCTCGCCCCCGGCATGCGCGGCGCGGGCGTGTGGATGTTCATCCCCGAGACGGCGCGTCGCTACGGCCTCGAAGTGAGCGCCACCCGCGACGAGCGGCTGGACGTGACGCGCGAGACGCAGGCCGCCGCGGCCCTGCTGTCGGACCTGCACGCGCGCTACAGCGACTGGCGGCTGGCGCTCGCGGCCTACAACCAGGGCGAGAAGAAGGTGGACGAGGCGCTGGCCCAGGGCGGCAGCCGCGACGTGTCGGCGCTCATGGCCGCCGGCCGGCTCAACGACTACACCGCCACCGTGCAGGCCGGGCTGCTCATCGTCCGCAATCCGCACCTGCTGGACTGACTCGCGACGGCGGCTCAGGTGCCCGGACCGTTCGGGTAGGCAGGTTGACCTGGGGTGTAGCGGCGCTGATACACAGCCCGGATGCTCCTGGAACCCACACCCCGTGCACCCTGGCTGCTGTCTGTCTGTCTTTTCCTCCTCGCGGTGAGCGGCGCCTGCGACTCGCGGGCGCCCGCTCCCGCACCGCCTCCCGGGCCCGTCGGCACCGTGGAGGCTCCGCTGGACCCTCCCACGCAGTTCGGCGAGGTGGCCTTCGTGGCGACGGGGCCGTGCTCCGCCTACGACTACAGCACCATCGACAACTGCTTCAACGACGAGAACCCGCAGCGGCCCAGCATCTTCCGCGAGCTGTCCGCGGCCTCGCGGCCCTACCGCGCCTCCTATTGGGATCCGCTGTCCCTCCAGCCCGCCGTGCTCTCCGGGGTGATGCAGCCCTTCCCGCCGACGGAGTACGACAACGGCTGGAGCACCCCGCGGCTGCCCGAGGAGAGCGACGCGGCCAACGCCATCCAGGTGCTGCCCTTCAACCGCGGCACCAACGACGGGCGAGTCTTCGTGCGCGGCGGCTGCCGGGGCTGCGCGGAGGGCTCCACGCTGTACACGTTCCGCCCCGAGCGGCTCGGCCACGACTTCCGCTACGACTTCGCCAGCAAGGGCACCGGGCTGGTGCAGCCCTCGCACGCCGTGGGGCTCCACCCCTTCGTGTACTTCAACCCGATGGCCACGGCGATGACGGCGAAGAACAACGGCGACTTCCCCGACGCGCTGCACAGCACCACGTGCGAGGACTCGATGTCGGCCCTGGAGAAGGGCCTGCACGGGCGCAACCCCGTGGCGTGCAGGGCCCGCTACGACGTGGGCTCTCCGTTCGTCTCCGGTGACTGCTACGAGATGTCCCTCGTCTACGGCATGGCCGAGTCCACCGGCAGGCGCTGGGAGCTGCGCTCGGTGGACCTCACCGTCTTCGTGCGCGCCCCGAAGTCCCTCACCGCGGGGGACCCGGTGGGCGGCGGCACCGCGGGCTGGGGCCTGTGGGTCTACCCGCGCAACCCGGAGGGCGAGGTGAAGTCGCTGCCTGCCTGGGATTTGCCGCCGTTCCGTCCCTTCAACCCCCACGACTCGCCGTGGGGCGACATGAACTCGGGCTCCACGTACAGCATCCCCGGGACGCCGGACACCATCGACTGGCGGCGCCTGTTCACCACGAATCCCGGCTTCCAGTGCTACACGGCGGTGCCGGTGTGGCCGTACCCCACGCCGCTCTACGTGCGGAACACCTCGGCGTCCGCGCCGAAGTGGTGCCAGTTCTTCGACCGGCAGAGCTACCGGTCCTCCTTCCAGGTCGAGGACGACGAGGACGCCGTCATCGGCAATGGCGGCACCTGGAATGGCGCCACGGGGTGGGGCGCGGGTGAGAAGCCCTACGCCCTCTTCGAGCCCGCGGTGAGCGGTGACGGGCGCATGCTCATCGTCAACATGAACGGCCTCTACTACGCGACGGCGGACGACATCTGCCGCGCGTCCAGCTGGGGGCACTTCAAGCCCATCAGCATGCTGCCGATGGATTCGACGGCGAACTCCCGCTACGAGCTGGCGAAGTCCCAGGTCGTCAACGGCAGGCCGCAGCCCTTCCGGGACACGATGGGCAACGCCATCCCCTTCGGCGTGCGCAACCAGGGCGCCTATCCCTGGCTGGACCGCGAGGGGAAGAACCTGTTCTTCGCCGCGAAGAACAACCCGCATGACGGCTACTACGCGCGCCAGGTGTTCGGCGTGAACCGGTTCACCAATGCCTCCTACCTGGACCAGTTGATTGGCGCGCCCGTCTACGATGCCGACCGCGCGAAGTTCAACCCGGACCGCGCGCCCGCGCAGTCCGTGACGGTGCTCGGCGCGTGGACGCGGGGCAAGGCCGTCATCCTCGACAACGGCCTCAGCATCAGCGACCTGGGTGGCAACAACGAGGACCAGTTCCAGCGCACCTACGACTTGCGCCTCTACGCGGGCGCCGACGTGAAGCTCACGCCCCACGGGGCCTCGCAAATCTTCTCGTTCGAGAACCAGCTCAACCACTTCGACGGCCTGCGGCCCACGCTGCCCTTCGACGTGGTGTGGAACGTCCAGGCCAACACCCAGCGCAACACGGAGGTGGCCTTCGACGACTACCTCAACAAGCGCGCCTTCGTGGTGGCTCACATGAACGCGGCCATGCGCATGGACGTGTCACCCCACGGGCCGTGGCGGGCGGAGACCTTCCCCCAGGACGGCTTCGTGCCCATGCGTGACGCCTGGGCCTACGTGCGCGGCGGCGGCGTCGCGGACTTCCGCTTCAAGCGCAACCCGCTGGCCCAGAACGCCGCCACGGGCCACCCGCTGTTCGGGACGGATGGCCCCCAGCCTCCTGGCTCCGTGCGGCTGCGCGGCGGTGCGCGCATCGAGCCCGTGGCACTCGGCGGCGTCAGCGGCAAGGGCGTCTGGCTCGACGGCCGCAACGACTTCATGGACATGGGCTATCCCGTCGATGCGTCGCGACGCGACTGGCTCTTCGGCATCTGGCTGGACTCGCGCCAGGAGAACAAGCTCAAGCCCGGCATGACGCTCGCGCGCAGCCTGCCGCGGACCATCTTCTACTTCTCGGACAACTCCTGGGTCGGGCTCGTCCAGGTGAAGGACTCCGGCGGCAACGTGTGGCACGAGCTCGCCGTGTACAACGGCTCGACGAGCACCTCGTACACCGTCAACCTGGGCTCGCTGGTGCAGGCCGGCCGCTACTTCCACTTCGGGATGAAAATCTATACCGAGGCCGGCCAGCGCACGCTCGCGTTCTACATCAATGGCACATGGCACTCGACGCTGACGGTCTCCTCGCGCGACGTGGGCTTCGACCCGATGTGGAACTCGATGAATGGCTGGACGTGGATGACGGTGGGAGACCCGGGTCCCGCCTTCGTCCCGGGCCAGTCGCGTCTGCCCTTCTACGGCTGGGTGGACGAGCTGCGCATCTACGCGCTGTCTTCATCGGATGTGCGGCAGCCCTGGACCGAGGAGCTCATCTGCAACCAGGCGCTGGGGACGACGGTGGACCTGTCCATCCGCGACTCCGAGCAGTGGCACCCGGCGCTCGACGAGCTCCGCTGGCGCTCGTACCAGTACCCCGGCCCGCGCCGTGCCATTTGCGAGCAACTGCGGCTGGCCTCGTACGTGGAGCCGCTCGACTACCCGGCTCAGTACGGCCAGCACCTCTGCATCGACCGCGTCCACAAGAACCCCCGGGGCTCGACGAGCCTGTCCAACCGTTGCATGCGCTCGGGGATGATGGGGCTGCCCACGCTCCAGGCGGTGGTGCCCCGGCCCGACACCAGCGCCACCGCCTTCTGCCTGTCCTGCCACACGGGGACGGCGCCCCTGCCGGGCCTGCGGCTGGGCGCGCTGACGGCGGGGACGGGCCCGCGCTTCCAGGACCGCCGACGTCAGCCAATGAACGTCCCGGCGGTGCTGGGCGGTGTCGTTCCGCCGTGGCTGACCACGGGCCTCAACCAGCCGGACGGCACCCGCACGCTGGACCACTACTTCGACCACTTCCCGGCGCCCTGACGCCAGGAGGCGCCGCGCCTCCACCGTTCCGCCGGGACGCGTTCGCGTTCCGCGCGGACGCCACGGTGTGGGGCGCCGCTCCCTCTGGACCCATGGCTCAGGGCTGTCTCCCTCGGACGCGTCAGGCAGGGCGTGTGTGGCCTGCGGCTTGCTCAGCGGCGGTGCGGCTGACCTGCAAGCCATTCCAGGGAGATGGACAGACACATGCGGCTCTCACGGAGAAAGAATTTCAGTGACGTTCGTGCCGGCTGGCTTCAGGGCCTCCTCGTGGCCGCCTTGCTGGTGCTTCCTTCGGCGGCGCGGGCGGACTCGAGGAGCAGTGCGTGGGTGAGCTCCACCGGCCGCTCGTATGAGAACCCCCGCTTCCGGCTGGAGCTGTCGGCGCCCGCGACGGTGACGCTCGACCTGATGTCCTCGGTGGACACCTATCTCTACCTGCTCAACCAGGATGGCTCGCAGCTCCTCGCCCAGGATGACGACAGCGGCGACGGCTACAACAGCCGGCTGACGGTGTCGCTGGGGGCAGGCAGGTACATGCTCGTCGCCGCCACCTACTCGCCGGGCCAGCTCGGTGACTTCACCCTCAACACCAGCCATGGAGGCCTGGCGTACTGCTTCACCGCCTACGTGGACGTGAACTTCAGCGGCGCCTCCAACACCTTCTGCGAGGGCGGAAGCCAGCCGTTCTATAACGACGCGTACTCGTCCCTGCGTGTTCCCAAGGGCCTGCGCGTGCGCGCCTTCGAGCACAGCGGTGGCGTCGGCCGGGCGCGCACGTACTTCCAGGACGCGCCGAACCTGGGCGGGTCCTACAACGACATGATTTCGAGCTTCTCCTGGTCCAACTTCCAGGTGAACGACTTCTTCATGGTGTTCGCCTCGGACCCGCAGTTCTCCTGGAAGCACTGCAACGACGACAGCGGGAGCGCGCTCTGTGCCCGGGAGCAGCAGGCCTTCGGGGGGTGGAATGACGACGACCTGGCGCGCTACTACAACACCAACGTCGTCAACGGCATCAACCAGGTGAAGAACCTGCTGGGCGAGTACCGGTTCGGCGGCACCGTGGTGAACGGCGACCTGACGGAGTTCGGCAATCAGGACGTCGACCTGGGTGACTACATCAACATCTACGAGCGCGGCGTGCAGTCCAACGTCTACCTGGGCCTGGGCAACCACGACTACGACAACAACGTCAACGACTGCTACGAGAACTACTGCGCCACGAACATGGTCTGGTACTTCAGGGACCAGGTGTGGACGCTCAACCCGAGCCGCTTCGACTACTCGGAGAGCGGCGTCTATTACGAGTTCCCGAGCAACCGGAAGAACCACGCGGGGAGCCTGGGGTACTCGTGGGACATCGGCAACGTCCACTTCGTCCAGCTCAACAACTACCCCACGTACACCCGAGACTGGAACGGCTGGAACTTCGGCGACGCGCGCCGCGACTACTTCTACATCCAGTCCGCCATCGCCTGGCTGCGCAATGACCTCCAGAACGCCGTCAACAGCGGCAAGGAGCTGGTCGTCAACCTGCACGACTGGGGGATGGGCGCGAGCGGCGAGCTGATGGCGGTGCTGAACGACTTCCCGGTCTCCGCCGTGTATGCGGGCCACTGGCACGGCACCTATGGCCGGTATGAGACGCGGGCGATGAACGACGGCAGGGGGATGCCCGTCTTCCTCGGGGGCTCGGCCCACGTGGGCAGCTTCCTGGTGACCCGCTTCGTGAACAACAAGATGTACACATGGGTCATGTCCGTGGACCAGTTCAACGGCGGCGGGCTGCGCGTGCTGTACAACGGCAACGCCTACGCGGCCTCCACGCCGGGCCTGTTCGACGTCTGCACCGGGTGCTCGCGGTACTACCAGGACGTGTTCGACATGCGCTGAGCGGCACGTCGCGCGGCGGGGCCATGATGCAACGATGATGAAGTGAAGAGCCTCGCGTGAGGCTCACGCGGGACGGCGCCGGAATGATGGACACCTCCTTCACCGAGGTGTCCCAGCATGAAGCGCAACGGGCGTCTGCCGTTCCGAGAGAGGAAGGCCCACGGGCCGTGGAAGTGCGGAAGCGGGCCGCTCGGCCGCATGCGCGGGGCATTCCGGTTCGCTGGAGCCCGGGTGCTGGTGCTCGGGCTGTGCCTCGGCCCCGTCGCGAGTGCCCGGGCCTCCGACGTCACCGAGTATGTCGCGGTGAACCGACCAGCCCCCGACGGCAGCGCGGTGCGCTCGTCCGAGCGGCTCGCGGAGAGCGTCCCTGGCGTGCAGCTGGATGTGAATGGCCCCGCCATTCACGGCGCCACCGCGTTCGAGAACAGCTACCTGCTGGACGGGCTCTCCACCAATGACTCTACCACCGGAGCCAATGCGCTGCCGCTGAGCACCGAGTTCCTCTCGAGCCTGAACTTCATCACCAGTGGGTACATGGCGGAGTACGGCCGGGCCACCGGCGGCATCATCGAGGCGGACCTGCGGGTGGAGCCGTCCGAGCGGCTCCAGGGCTCCATCTTCGGGTACTGGGTGCCCGGTGCGCTGGCAGCCAGCGACGTCTCCGGCCGCGGTCCGCTCAGGCACCTGGGAGACTTCGGCGCCACGCTGGGCGGCTCCCTGGTGAGACATCGGCTGTCCTTCTTCGCAGGAGTGGCCCCGGCCCTCGGCCGCGTGGAGCAGACCCGCACCTTCCAGGGCGCCTCGCGGACCTCCTTCGCCGACCAGCGCACGCTCCAGGCCGTGGCGAAGCTGAGGTACGCCGTCAACCTCGACCATGAGCTGTTCCTGTCGTTCATCACCACGCCTGGCTTCTCACGAGGGGACGGGAGGCCCACGTCGGAGGACGTGTCCCCCGAGTCCGAGGCACCGCGCGAGCTCGACAGCAATGCCTCCTCGGTGAGGCTCACATACGCGGGCGGGTTCCTCGACAAGCGGCTGCTGCTCAACCTGCGTGCCGGCTGGCAGTGGCAGCGCGTCTCCCCGGGGGACGAAGGCGCGGGACTCGAGCCGGGCTCGGTGCGCGCCCAGGACCAGCTCCAGGCGAACGCCCGGCTCACGTACCTGATGTCCTGGGCGGGCTACCACGTCTTCAAGACGGGCGTGGAGGCGGAGCGTGTCACGACGGAGCTGTCGTCGACGGCGAGCCGACAGGTCCTCGCGGGCTACGTGCAGGACAGCTGGTCCTTCTCCAACCGCTTCACGTTGAACGCCGGCCTTCGCTACGAAGCGCAGTCGCTGGAGGCGGGTGAGGGTGAGGGCACCTTGCGGCTCGGAGGCGCGCTCCTCCCGCGCCTGGGCCTGGTGCTGGACCCGCTGGCGAATGGCAGGACGCGGATGTTCGCGCATGTCGCGAAGTACCAGTCCCTGGTGTCGCCCGCCCTGCTCACGAGCCCGGTGCGGAGCGTGACAGTGGACCCGGCCCTGGTGCCGCCCTCCTCCCGCGAGCTCGTCGTGGGAATCGAGTACGAGCTGCTCAGCCAGGTCCGGACCGGCGCGAGCTACACCGGCCGCAGGTTGGACTCGGCCCTCCAGTACCTGCCCCACGGCGAGGGGACGGAGGTCCTGCTCGGCAACCCCGGAGAGGGCCTCGCCTCGGGCACTCCGAAGGCGGAGCGCGCGTACGACGCGGTGACGCTCTGGCTGGATGGGAACTTTGGTGAGGAGTGGCTGTCGCGGCTCAGCTATACGGCGTCGCGGCTTCGCGGCAACAGCCCGGGGCTCCAGCCGCTCGCGGGTGCACCGGGCCTCGCCGTCGACACCACGCCCGCCGAGCTGTCGGACACCCGGACCGTGCTGCCGGCGGACCGGACGCACACGGTGAAGGCCTATCTCTCCCGGGACTTCTCCCTCACGCGGAGGCTCAACACCAACCTGGGCCTGTCGTATCTGGGCGCCTCGGGCACGCCGCGGGAAGAGGGTGGGCGCACGTCGTGGGCCCACACGCTGGATGTCCATCTCGGCGCGGGCTACTGGCTCGCCCCGGGCTCCCGCCTGGAGTTCAGCCTGGACGTGTTCAACCTCCTCGACGTCCAGGAGGATGCGCGGTGGGACGGAAGCACGCCCCTCCGGCTCCAGGCTCCGCGACAGGTGCGCCTCGGCGCGCGGTACCTGTTCTTCTGAGGTCCGCCGGAAGGAGCGTTCCCCTACGCCCGCGAGGACGGCTTCGTCCGAGCGGGCGGCAGCGCCTCCCCGCCTGTCACTGCCGGCGTGAGGCTGCTTCGTGCGCAATGGCGCGGAAGTGCGTAGCGGCGGGGGAGGGCTGGGGGCTCGGGAAGGCAAGCTCCAGCTCCGCGTGGCCCGAGGCGCCACTCAGTGCGCGGAAGACGACGCCCTTCGGCCGGAGTGCCTGGGCCGAAGCCGGGGCGATGGTGAGCCCGAGCCCCGCTTCGACCATGCCGATGACGGAGGTCCACGAGTTGGCTTCCTGCACGACGCGAGGAGAGAAGCCCGCGGCGAGGCACATGCTCGTCACCGTGTCGTGCAGACCGGGCGCCGCATGGCGGGGGAACAAGACGAAGGGCTCGCTCGCGAGCGACGACAAGGAGACGACCTTGCGGCGGGCCCGTGGGTGCCTCGCGGGAAGCCCGAGCACGAAGCGCTCGCGGAGCAGGCGTTCGACTGTCACGCCCTCGTGCTGGAACGGGGCCCGGATGATGGCCAGGTCCAGCTCCCCGCTGACGAGCGCGCCGCCGACATTCATCGTCTCGCTGTCGTCGATTTCCAGCTTCACCTCCGGGAACCGCGTCCGGAACCGGAGCACGATGTCGGGCAGGACGCCGAAGGCCGAGGACGCGGCGAAGCCGACGCGCAGGGTTCCCGTCTCTCCCCGGGCCGCCTGGCGAACGGTGGTGATGATGTCCGCGCGCTTGGCCAGCAGCACCCGAGCATCCTCCAGCAAGCGACTTCCCGCGGGAGTGAGGGCCACGCGTCGGCTCGTCCTGGCGAGGAGCTCGACGCCCAGCTCCGCCTCCAGCCTGCGTATCTGCTGACTGAAGGGCGGCTGCGCCATGCCGACCCGAGCGGCGGCCCGGCCGAAGTGCAGCTCCTCCGCCACGGCGACGAAGAGCTGGAGTTGACGGAATTCCATATCCAGACGATATCCGTCTCAATGCGCGCTGAAAGATATATTGGTCGTGCATGATGCGGCTCCCTAGCATCAGGGCATGCGACGCCTTCTTTCCGCTGTCGGTCTCCTGATGACGGTCCTCCTGGTTGCGCCC
The sequence above is drawn from the Pyxidicoccus trucidator genome and encodes:
- a CDS encoding BlaI/MecI/CopY family transcriptional regulator, with the translated sequence MASKPEPEAPRPLTPVELELMQLVWKQGEVSVADVLAALPPERALAYTSVSTVLRILEQKGVVRSRKQGRGHLYSAVLPREAYEAQSVRHLVDTLFEGTPSALVARLVEALPLAPDEVEQIHQLLKAKGGKP
- a CDS encoding transglycosylase SLT domain-containing protein codes for the protein MSAALRELASLYVAVALLLPVALLLARLALELLARLGAPLSSRQSLRVGRGALLLALVLPVLATAAHALAPAGPLFSFERSVARHAGRLPGPTWDAPAARPAPRPRDTAPASVPWLLLAASVIAMGASGFTARALVRHQRLLRRLECLPRVRAVGRVSVVLGEEGMPAFSAWFPRLGSGASAWVVVPPSVLGDAESLRLTVLHELQHHRQRDTHLAFARLVLTGAFFWHPAAHVLSRWLVALQELACDEALVVGGRAQAHAYARCLLQAALTVPGAPPLPAGATGMSHPTARRIQMLFQPRPFRAHGAAALLAALFLVLLPLATLAQGAARGRTVTLAEAKALAESSQPSGDLPVVVDAKVVEQLNRLIGTEKGRAFMKRALTNLGTQRDALVTGLRSKSLPEGLLAVAVVESAVANLPETSTSPSLAPGMRGAGVWMFIPETARRYGLEVSATRDERLDVTRETQAAAALLSDLHARYSDWRLALAAYNQGEKKVDEALAQGGSRDVSALMAAGRLNDYTATVQAGLLIVRNPHLLD
- a CDS encoding metallophosphoesterase produces the protein MSSTGRSYENPRFRLELSAPATVTLDLMSSVDTYLYLLNQDGSQLLAQDDDSGDGYNSRLTVSLGAGRYMLVAATYSPGQLGDFTLNTSHGGLAYCFTAYVDVNFSGASNTFCEGGSQPFYNDAYSSLRVPKGLRVRAFEHSGGVGRARTYFQDAPNLGGSYNDMISSFSWSNFQVNDFFMVFASDPQFSWKHCNDDSGSALCAREQQAFGGWNDDDLARYYNTNVVNGINQVKNLLGEYRFGGTVVNGDLTEFGNQDVDLGDYINIYERGVQSNVYLGLGNHDYDNNVNDCYENYCATNMVWYFRDQVWTLNPSRFDYSESGVYYEFPSNRKNHAGSLGYSWDIGNVHFVQLNNYPTYTRDWNGWNFGDARRDYFYIQSAIAWLRNDLQNAVNSGKELVVNLHDWGMGASGELMAVLNDFPVSAVYAGHWHGTYGRYETRAMNDGRGMPVFLGGSAHVGSFLVTRFVNNKMYTWVMSVDQFNGGGLRVLYNGNAYAASTPGLFDVCTGCSRYYQDVFDMR
- a CDS encoding TonB-dependent receptor plug domain-containing protein, translated to MRGAFRFAGARVLVLGLCLGPVASARASDVTEYVAVNRPAPDGSAVRSSERLAESVPGVQLDVNGPAIHGATAFENSYLLDGLSTNDSTTGANALPLSTEFLSSLNFITSGYMAEYGRATGGIIEADLRVEPSERLQGSIFGYWVPGALAASDVSGRGPLRHLGDFGATLGGSLVRHRLSFFAGVAPALGRVEQTRTFQGASRTSFADQRTLQAVAKLRYAVNLDHELFLSFITTPGFSRGDGRPTSEDVSPESEAPRELDSNASSVRLTYAGGFLDKRLLLNLRAGWQWQRVSPGDEGAGLEPGSVRAQDQLQANARLTYLMSWAGYHVFKTGVEAERVTTELSSTASRQVLAGYVQDSWSFSNRFTLNAGLRYEAQSLEAGEGEGTLRLGGALLPRLGLVLDPLANGRTRMFAHVAKYQSLVSPALLTSPVRSVTVDPALVPPSSRELVVGIEYELLSQVRTGASYTGRRLDSALQYLPHGEGTEVLLGNPGEGLASGTPKAERAYDAVTLWLDGNFGEEWLSRLSYTASRLRGNSPGLQPLAGAPGLAVDTTPAELSDTRTVLPADRTHTVKAYLSRDFSLTRRLNTNLGLSYLGASGTPREEGGRTSWAHTLDVHLGAGYWLAPGSRLEFSLDVFNLLDVQEDARWDGSTPLRLQAPRQVRLGARYLFF
- a CDS encoding LysR family transcriptional regulator, translating into MEFRQLQLFVAVAEELHFGRAAARVGMAQPPFSQQIRRLEAELGVELLARTSRRVALTPAGSRLLEDARVLLAKRADIITTVRQAARGETGTLRVGFAASSAFGVLPDIVLRFRTRFPEVKLEIDDSETMNVGGALVSGELDLAIIRAPFQHEGVTVERLLRERFVLGLPARHPRARRKVVSLSSLASEPFVLFPRHAAPGLHDTVTSMCLAAGFSPRVVQEANSWTSVIGMVEAGLGLTIAPASAQALRPKGVVFRALSGASGHAELELAFPSPQPSPAATHFRAIAHEAASRRQ